A stretch of the Bradyrhizobium arachidis genome encodes the following:
- a CDS encoding SgcJ/EcaC family oxidoreductase, producing MPEQADAIVSAIIAKWCAGFASLDAAALAALYSKNAFFFGSNPSLYRGRDGVAAYFNGLPRWRSPSAVFSEVRAAQASPDLINMAAIISFDLAGEREPLEVKMSWVIIREEGDWKIVNHHASSKAPLI from the coding sequence ATGCCTGAGCAGGCCGACGCGATCGTTTCCGCCATCATCGCGAAATGGTGCGCCGGCTTCGCCAGCTTGGATGCAGCGGCGCTCGCCGCGCTGTATTCGAAAAATGCGTTCTTCTTCGGCTCCAACCCGTCGCTCTATCGCGGGCGCGACGGCGTTGCGGCCTATTTCAACGGCCTGCCGCGCTGGCGGTCGCCGAGTGCGGTGTTTTCCGAGGTGAGGGCGGCGCAGGCCAGCCCTGATCTCATCAATATGGCCGCCATCATCTCGTTCGACCTCGCCGGCGAACGGGAGCCGCTCGAGGTCAAGATGAGCTGGGTGATCATCCGCGAGGAGGGCGACTGGAAGATCGTCAATCACCACGCTTCGTCAAAGGCGCCGCTGATCTAA